A genomic window from Triticum urartu cultivar G1812 chromosome 7, Tu2.1, whole genome shotgun sequence includes:
- the LOC125523909 gene encoding receptor-like protein kinase 5, whose protein sequence is MPSIYPLPFLLLAVLLLAGESSSQPASGDQATLLAIKKGWGDPAQLASWDPAAHADHCSWTGVACEGAGAGRVVTGLSLQKLNISGEVPGSVCDLANLARLDLSYNNLTGAFPGAALYRCARLRSLDLSYNGFDGALPDDIGLLSSAMEHLNLSANHFSGAVPAAVAGLPLLKSLILDTNQFTGAYPAAEISKLTGLEKLTLAVNPFAPAPAPSEFAKLTNLSYLWMADMNMTGEIPKAYSSLVKLEMLSVTGNNLTGGIPAWVLQLPKLKYVYLFNNGLTGELPRNITAVNLMELDVSSNNLTGEIPEDIGNLKNLSILFMYTNQLTGTIPASMATLPKLSDIRLFENKLSGELPAELGKHSPLVNLEVCNNNLSGSLPESLCANGKLDDIVVFNNNFSGEFPKNLGDCVLLNNIMLYNNRFSGEFPAKIWSFPKLTTLMIHNNGFTGALPAVLSENITRIEMGNNKFSGSFPTSATGLSVFQAENNQLSGDLPVNMSKFADLTDLSVSGNQLTGSIPASVNLLQKLNSLNLSGNRLSGTIPPSSIGLLPSLNILDLSGNEITGAIPPDFNNLKLNKLDMSSNQLTGEVLPSLQSAAYESSFVGNHGLCARKGSGVDLPKCGSARDELSRGLIVLFSMLAGIVLVGSVGIACLLFRRRKEQQEVTDWKMTQFTHLGFTESDVLNNIREENVIGSGGSGKVYRIHLPARAGGDEEHGGSGGGRMVAVKRIWNARKLEAKFDKEFEAEVKVLGNIRHNNIVRLLCCISSQDVKLLVYEYMENGSLDRWLHHLDRQGAPAPLDWPTRLAIAIDSAKGLSYMHHDSAQSIVHRDVKSSNILLDPEFHAKIADFGLARMLVKSGELESVSAIGGTFGYMAPEYASRLRVNEKVDVYSFGVVLLELITGKVANDGGADVCLAEWAWRRYQKGPPFNDVVDEHIRDPANMADILAVFTLGVICTGENPPARPSMKEVLQHLIRCDRMSAQAEACQLDYGGDGGAPLLEAKKGSRRRDVSDSGRWDDDEEDSGNFVVHAV, encoded by the exons ATGCCGAGCATCTATCCCCTCCCCTTCCTGCTCCTCGCCGTCCTCCTGCTGGCCGGCGAGTCGAGCTCGCAGCCCGCCTCCGGCGACCAGGCCACCCTCCTGGCCATCAAGAAGGGCTGGGGTGACCCCGCGCAGCTCGCGTCGTGGGACCCCGCCGCCCACGCCGACCACTGCAGCTGGACCGGCGTCGCCTGCGAGGGCGCCGGCGCCGGGCGAGTCGTCACGGGGCTATCCTTGCAGAAGCTGAACATTAGCGGCGAGGTGCCGGGGTCTGTGTGCGACCTGGCGAACCTGGCCCGCCTCGACCTCTCCTACAACAACCTCACCGGCGCCTTCCCCGGCGCCGCGCTCTACCGCTGCGCCCGGCTCCGGTCCCTCGACCTCTCCTACAACGGGTTCGATGGGGCCCTCCCGGATGACATCGGCCTGCTGTCGTCCGCGATGGAGCACCTCAACCTCTCGGCTAACCACTTCTCCGGCGCCGTGCCAGCGGCGGTCGCGGGGCTTCCGCTGCTGAAGTCGCTGATTCTTGACACGAACCAGTTCACCGGCGCGTACCCGGCGGCCGAGATAAGCAAGCTCACCGGGCTTGAGAAGCTCACGCTTGCCGTGAACCCTttcgcgccggcgccggcgccgtcCGAGTTCGCCAAGCTGACCAACCTGAGCTACCTCTGGATGGCCGACATGAACATGACCGGCGAGATCCCGAAGGCCTACTCGAGTCTAGTGAAACTCGAGATGCTCTCTGTGACGGGGAACAATCTCACCGGCGGGATCCCGGCGTGGGTCTTGCAGCTCCCAAAGCTCAAGTACGTGTACCTGTTCAACAACGGACTCACCGGCGAGCTTCCGCGCAATATCACGGCGGTGAATTTGATGGAGCTTGATGTGTCGTCGAACAACCTCACCGGAGAAATACCGGAAGACATCGGTAACCTCAAGAACCTGAGCATATTGTTCATGTACACCAACCAGCTCACCGGCACCATTCCCGCAAGCATGGCGACGCTCCCCAAACTCAGTGACATCCGGCTATTTGAGAACAAGCtctccggcgagctcccggcGGAGCTCGGGAAGCACTCGCCGCTCGTCAACCTCGAGGTCTGCAACAACAACCTTTCCGGCTCGCTCCCGGAATCACTCTGCGCCAACGGGAAGCTCGACGACATCGTCGTCTTCAATAACAACTTCTCCGGCGAGTTCCCGAAGAACCTGGGCGACTGCGTCCTGCTGAACAACATCATGCTCTACAACAACCGCTTCTCCGGCGAGTTCCCAGCGAAGATATGGTCATTTCCGAAGTTGACCACTCTGATGATACATAACAACGGTTTCACCGGGGCTCTGCCGGCCGTGCTATCTGAGAACATCACGCGGATTGAGATGGGGAATAACAAATTCTCTGGCTCCTTCCCAACGTCGGCAACCGGGCTGAGCGTGTTCCAGGCGGAGAACAATCAGCTCTCCGGCGATCTGCCGGTCAACATGAGCAAGTTTGCCGACCTGACTGATCTGTCAGTGTCCGGCAACCAGCTAACTGGTTCCATACCAGCATCAGTCAACTTGTTGCAGAAGCTCAATTCTCTCAACTTGAGCGGCAACCGACTGTCCGGCACCATTCCACCTTCCAGCATCGGATTGCTTCCATCGCTGAATATCCTTGATTTATCCGGCAATGAAATCACCGGTGCCATACCGCCGGACTTCAATAACCTGAAACTCAACAAGCTCGACATGTCGTCAAACCAGCTCACCGGCGAGGTGCTGCCCTCGTTGCAGAGCGCGGCATACGAGAGCAGCTTCGTCGGCAACCACGGGCTCTGTGCTAGGAAAGGCTCGGGGGTAGACCTCCCGAAATGCGGCAGTGCCCGCGACGAGCTCTCGAGGGGCTTGATCGTCCTCTTCTCCATGCTCGCCGGCATTGTTCTCGTCGGCAGCGTGGGCATCGCATGCCTGCTCTTCCGGCGGCGGAAGGAGCAGCAGGAGGTGACCGACTGGAAGATGACGCAGTTCACCCATCTGGGCTTCACCGAGTCGGATGTGCTCAACAACATCCGTGAGGAGAACGTGATCGGCAGCGGCGGGTCCGGGAAGGTGTACCGCATCCACCTGCCTGCCCGTGCCGGCGGCGACGAGGAGCacggcggcagcggtggcggcAGGATGGTGGCCGTGAAGAGGATATGGAACGCGAGGAAGCTGGAAGCGAAGTTCGACAAGGAGTTCGAGGCGGAGGTGAAGGTGCTGGGCAACATCCGGCACAACAACATCGTGAGGCTGCTCTGCTGCATCTCCAGCCAGGACGTGAAGCTGCTGGTGTACGAGTACATGGAGAACGGCAGCCTCGACCGGTGGCTGCACCACCTTGACCGCCAGGGCGCGCCGGCGCCGCTGGACTGGCCGACGAGGCTGGCCATCGCCATCGACTCGGCCAAGGGGCTCAGCTACATGCACCACGACTCCGCGCAGTCGATCGTGCACCGGGATGTCAAGTCCAGCAACATCTTGCTCGACCCGGAGTTCCAcgccaagatcgccgacttcgGGCTCGCCCGGATGCTTGTCAAGTCCGGCGAGCTGGAGTCCGTGTCAGCCATCGGCGGCACGTTCGGGTACATGGCCCCAG AGTATGCGTCAAGGCTGAGGGTGAACGAGAAGGTCGACGTCTACAGCTTTGGCGTGGTTCTGCTGGAGCTGATCACCGGCAAGGTCGCGAACGACGGCGGCGCCGACGTCTGCCTGGCGGAGTGGGCGTGGCGGCGGTACCAAAAGGGCCCTCCGTTCAACGACGTGGTCGACGAGCACATCCGAGACCCGGCTAACATGGCGGACATCCTGGCCGTGTTCACCCTCGGCGTGATCTGCACGGGGGAGAACCCTCCGGCGCGGCCGTCCATGAAGGAGGTCCTGCAGCACCTCATCCGGTGCGACAGGATGTCCGCTCAGGCAGAGGCGTGCCAGCTGGACtatggcggcgacggcggcgcgccGCTGCTCGAGGCGAAGAAAGGCAGCCGGAGGAGGGACGTGTCGGACTCCGGCAGGTgggacgacgacgaggaggacagcggcaacTTCGTGGTGCACGCGGTTTAG